The DNA region GCACAAAAAATGGGTTCCTAAGCACTGGGCTTATTTCACTCTCAGGCAGTCACAAGCTGCAAAGCACAAGTTAGCAAGGACTGACTCAGACACGCTCTCTGCAAGCAAATGCTGCCCCCCATGAGACTCTTGAGCTGTTGAGTGAGAGACTGTTGGTGGCTCAGAAGGAAGAGCATTCCCATGGGACACTCACCGAAGGGACTACAGGCTgcagaggacagcagagcccaCCAGGTTTCTGTGCATCTATGCCCAGCTCCTCAAGACGAGATGCCAGTGTCCACAAAATCTTCTTCTGGCTTTCATACTTTACCTGCAGAGGAGTTCTAAGGCAGAAACACTCTCACAGGACCACACGATGGTGGGCAGCCCTTCATCACCCACCTCTGAGGAGTCCAACAGGAGGAAAAACTGCAACTGAAAATATAGCCCCAGAGGAACTCTGCCCTTTTCATAACAACAGCTGCttggagaaagaggaagaaagaaaaatcctgtgTCTATGATCCCCAAATGCTGGCCTGGAACACTCTGTCTAACCTGAAGCCCCAGTGAAGCAAAGCAGTCCCACAGAAGACAGGATCACTGTGCAAATGCCCATCCCCTGTACTACAGGGAACTTTGCAGTTCTGTCTTTCACAACAACAGGATTAAAGCAGCCGTAAATGGATTCTGAACAGTTTGCAGCATTAAAATGCTAGGGACTACTGCTCAAGGGGATAGGAGGGACAGCTGGGGCAACACAACAGAGAAAAGTCTGTGTAAACACATCTTACCTGTAGCTGCTCTTGGTAGGAAAGTCTCCACAGTGGTGTCACTGCATTTGCTAACCTGGAAAGCACaaggcagagcccagagctaCTCGAGTCCTGATTCCTATGGCATAACATCCCTGCCAGCTACTTCATAGGCAGGACTGTTCTGGTGTGAGCTCTGCACCAGGCTGTGAACATCCAGACTCCCAGGGAACCACAATGAAATGCACAGGTTTGTGTGTAGCAGGAAGGAATTTCAAACCACCCATACTCTCTGACCCGGCCATCCACACAGAAGTAGTTTAGAGATAAACCTCAGAACTTGCAACTACTCATATCCAAAGCACAACAAGCAAGAACAAAACACATAAAAGctggtttaaaaaataaaatagaaaaaaaaagacacataGACACATATACCCTAAAAAGACTCCCCAAAAAGAGGTGAGGCTGATATGATGATATTATTCAAGCACTCATAACTGAGTCTCTGAGCCCATGGGGAACACCACCCTGCAGCTAGGTAAGCTGCAGGTATTGCTTACCTACGATCTTTGGAGTTGCTTCCAAAGCACCCAGTGCCAGCTACTCTAAGATCCGGGCCTACGAATCAAATGGACTATCGCTTTTTGCTTGCCAATATGGCAACTTATCTGCTCCTTTCCTCTCAGAACTATTAATTTGTCTCctccactgtcccctccccaggccaGACTCCAGACAAACAAGCTGAGCTTTGGCTCTTCCATTTCTACCGGGTGGAAGTAACCCCCCTcccgccaaaaaaaaaaaaaaaacaaaaaaacaaaacaccacgTCCACAGCTTTAGGTGCTTGCTACTTTGAAAGAACACTTGGTCACTTTGAAAAAGCCATACCTCTCCTCCCAGGAAGGCTCTGGCAGGCTGCGGCTCACCCTGGCCTTTTTCTTCCCGTGCCGCGGTGCCCCTGTGGCTGTCACCAGGCTGCGGTGCCGAGCGGGCAGGCGGAGCAGGGCGAGCGGCGGCCGCAGCGCGCAGCACAGAGCCATGGCGGGCACCGGACAGCGGCACGGCACCGgcacggccccgccccggcaccggcacggccccgccccggcaccggcacGGCCCCGCTCCAGCAGCGgcacggccccgccccggcaccggcacggccccgctccagcagcggcagcggcggcgggcggAAGGGGCCGGTGAGGGCCcagggcccggccccgcgctccCCGCCCCGGGCACCCGCGGAGCTccggcgggcgcggcgctgATGCGGGAGGGCTGAGCTTTCACCCCGTGCCGGTCGGACAcggcagcagctgagctggccTGGGACAGACGGAAAGCTCCGTGCCACCTGCCTCCGAGCCTGTCCGAGGGGGTGCTGGGACTgcggggagagcagcagggagccGTGTCACCTCGGCCCGCAGGGTGGCTGCACGTGTGGTCACACGGACAGAAGTGCAAGAACAGCCTCTCCCAGCCAGCCCCGCcgtgcctccagcagctgctcagggaaCAGCGAGGAGCAGGCAAACACACGGGCACCCATGTTCACTTAATGTCTCCatcatgaaatattttcagcGCTGGAGATTTTCTTAGACAGACGTGGCTTATTGTTTAGGGACCCCAGGACTTCTCTTGTCCCGTCTCCCTTTGATGTCACCTAAAATTCCTGCCGCCACACATCCTTTGGCCAAGGGGCTCACCCGCTCGCTGCTATTTGGGTGAATTGTTCTCCTGTGAACCTGGCTGCTGCGGTTTCCCCCAAGAGCTCCACAGCCCGGCCCTCTCCCGCCTGGCTCCGCTCCCGTCCCGCGTCCCGGAGGGGCCGGAGCAGGAGCGCGGGTCCGCCGCTCCGCAAGGGGGAGCCACAGGCCCGGTGCTCGCCGCGCGTAGCCACGCCCCCGTGGGCGGGGTTATACGGCATGGCCACGCCCACCGCGGGCGGTGACAGCCGAGATGCGCCGGCTGCAGCAGCCGCGCCCTCGCCACGCCCCCTGCTCACGAGACGCCGCTGCGGGCGCTGATTggccggcggcgcggggcggggcgggcgctgaTTGGCCGGCGGCGCGCGGCGGAGCGCGGCCGGCGCGGCGCGTCATTCCGCGCTGGGCCCGCGATGCTGTCGgcgggcggcggctccggccccggcggggcgggcggctcCGGGCCGGGGCTCGGCGGCGACGGCGATTTCCTGTCGCGGTACCGGCTGGTGTCGGCCAAGCTGCGGCGGCGGTTCCTGCGGAAACCGAACGTGGCGGAGGCGGCGGAGCAGTTCGCGGCGCTGGCGCGGGAGCTGCGCGCCCAGGAGAGCCTGCCCTACGCCGCCTGGTGCCAGCTGGCCGTGGCGCGCTGCGCGCAGAGCCTCTTCCACGGCCCCGCCGAGGCGGCCGCGCTGGCCGAGGCCGCGCGGCTCTTCCTGCGCCAGGAGCGGGACCTGCGACAGCGCCTGGGGCTGCGCGGTGGCTTCGGCGAGCACGTGGCGGCGGCGCAGAGCTGCGGGGCCTTCGCCGCCCGCCTGCACCTGGAGCGGGGGCAGCCCGCGCTGGCGGCCGGGCCGTGCCTGGAGCTGGCGGCGGCGCTCCGCGACACGGGCCagcccgcccgcgccgccgcgcCCCTGCAGCGGGCGGCGGAGCTGCTGACGGCGGCGCGGCTGCCGCTGCAGGCCCTGCGCTGCCTGGCCGAGCGCGcgtcctgcctgctgctggcccGCGACTACGCCGGGGCGCTGGCCGCGCTGACGCGGGCGCAGGCGctggccggggccgggctgggcggcgcggccgggaccggggccggggccggggccgcgcccgGCGGCGCCTTCCTGGACGTGCTGGCGCGCTGCGAGGTGTCgcgggtgctgctgctgctcctgctgcagccgcCGCCCGCCAAGCTGCTGCCCGAGCACGCCCGCACGCTGGAGCAGTACTGCTGGGAGGCTCCCGACGGTGGAGCGGGCACCGCCAGCGGCTCCGGGACGGGCGGGGGGCTGCCGCCGGCCGCCAGCTACCTGCCAGCcgagctgttcctgctgctgcagtcgGCAGTGCTGGCGTGCCAGGAGAAGGACGCGGAGGCGCTGAAGGCGCTGCAGGCCGAGCTGTGGCCGCTGCTGAGCGCCGAGCAGAACCATCTGCTGCACCTGgtgctgcaggagatgctgagCCCCGCAGGACAGGGCCTCTGAGCACCGCCACCCGCAGGGACAGGTCGGACTGGTTGCTTCAGCCGGTGCCAGCACAGACTCTATtcccttatttatttttaatacgAGTTCTGTAATGCAATGAAGTAATTGTTGGTGAGAGAAGGCATTAATCTGCGTGTTTGCCTCGTGTCAGAGTTGCTCACTGTATGTACTGAAAGTTGTCATGCTTGGAAGAAGTGTAACCCTAAAGCAGAAAGGCCATTTCAGGGCAGAAGGAAGCTGTTCATTAAAAGACTGGCTGCAATTTGCATATGTTGGAGGATTTGGGTGTCTTTGAATCAAAAGTTGTTACAGTTGCtttttctaaaacaaacaaacctcccTATAAAAGTAAGATActcatttttccccctcctgaAAACTGTCACTGCAGCCAACACGAGGCCCTGAGTCTTGCAGTGGGTGAAAGGAGTTGGTCACCGACCTGCGAGTGGTTCTTGGGGTATTGGTGGCTTGACTCCAGTCTCTGTAGCAGCTGTTAACCCAGAAAACGGTGGCAAATCCACTTCATCTGAGGGAATTTAGGAATGGAATTAATGGTGGAGGTGGTGGTTACAGGAATTACTGGAATATGGACTATTTGTTTAATTCTTTTCAGCTGTTACCCATCTGCTCTCCGGCATTTCTGTGTCTTGCTTTCTGCTTCTTGAGACCTTTAGGTGAAGACAGCAACTCTTTAGAGGGGAAAAGACCCTGCTGTCTTTGGTGCACTCAGCTCTTGGGTACAGACCTTGCTAAATTCCAGCAGTGCTACTATACAGCCTCAGGCAGGGCAGCGTTTATCCTGGAGGATGCAGATGCCCCTGGGGCGTGTGTGTTGGATAAAGAGCAATTCTGGGGTACCCAGCTACTGGTGAGTGAAAGAAATGCTATCAGCCAGCTCTTCCAGAGACCCTGCAGGGGCCGAGGCTTTCAGAAGGAAGGCAATCCCGGTTGTACACCTGGAAGAGAAGCCAGAGGTTAGAGGTACTTGTGTTGAGCAGTGGTGTTACATCTGATCTTAATATTTGGGTCTGGAGATAGCAGTTTTTTCAAGCGCTTTTCCAGTGCTTGTTCTTCAAGTTTTCCTTACCTTCCACACTTAAATAATTAAGAACTTGCCATTTTCCCCTCTGAAACGCAGAGAAACTGCTAATTTTAAGAAGCCTTAATTACCCCAAGCCTCTTTTTGACAAGGTAAAATGGTAGTTGAGAAAGGCTCGGACCCGAACTGGGTGTTATTTTATGGCTAAGCCAGGCGTGGATGCGCCAGGCCGAGAGGTAAAACTAATAACCCATGCGGCGAAATTACTTATGTCCGTGTCCTTTTTAAATTCCAGTACCTGGAACTGTAGCGCTGAGGGTGGATGTCCGGGGGCGGCGCGAAGGCGGTTCCCCAGCGGCGGGAGgggggcggtgccggtgccggtgggCGGTGCCGGTGGGCGGTGACGCGTAgggccggggcggtgccggtgccggtgggcggtgccggtgccggggcggtgccggtgctggtgggcggtgccggtgccggtgaCGCGTAgggccggggcggtgccggtgggcggtgccggggcgggggcggtgccggggcggtgCCAGTGGGCGGTGCCAGTGGGCGGTGCCGGTGACGCGGCCGCGCGGGGCccggcgggacggggcggggcgGTCGCTGGCTCCGGGCGGCGGGGCAGCACGCGGAGCGGCCATGGCGGATGGGGACGGTGCGCAGCGGTGGGGACCGGTGGGGACCGGTGGGGACCGGCGGGGACCGGTGGGGACCGGCGGGGGCGCGGGGGACCCCCGGCGGGGAGGGGCGCGGCAAGGGctcggggccggggcggcgccGCTCGGGGAAGGGTCTGCGGGCGGCTCTGCCCCCCTGGGCCTTCGCCCCTCTGCCCTGCCGCGCTCCGCCGCTCACTCCCGGCCTGTCGCTCCCGCAGGGTCCAGCGTGAAGAAGCGGCGGAAGAAGGAGAAGCGGGCGCTCG from Taeniopygia guttata chromosome 4A, bTaeGut7.mat, whole genome shotgun sequence includes:
- the LOC101234180 gene encoding 40-kDa huntingtin-associated protein gives rise to the protein MLSAGGGSGPGGAGGSGPGLGGDGDFLSRYRLVSAKLRRRFLRKPNVAEAAEQFAALARELRAQESLPYAAWCQLAVARCAQSLFHGPAEAAALAEAARLFLRQERDLRQRLGLRGGFGEHVAAAQSCGAFAARLHLERGQPALAAGPCLELAAALRDTGQPARAAAPLQRAAELLTAARLPLQALRCLAERASCLLLARDYAGALAALTRAQALAGAGLGGAAGTGAGAGAAPGGAFLDVLARCEVSRVLLLLLLQPPPAKLLPEHARTLEQYCWEAPDGGAGTASGSGTGGGLPPAASYLPAELFLLLQSAVLACQEKDAEALKALQAELWPLLSAEQNHLLHLVLQEMLSPAGQGL